The genomic segment TTTTGTTTTCTTTAGAATTAAATAAATAAAATTGTAACTATCACAAAATTAGTTGGTTTTGATAAAATCCAATACTTTTTTAATAACATTTTGATTCCCAAGTATTTTTCTGTGTCCTAATCCTTCAGTTAAGTATAAAGTACCATTCTCAAGTTGTTGATGTATATGAATTCCTGCTTTTACCGAAACTTCAGGATCATCATTATCATGTATTACCAAAACGGGAATTTTGACTTGCTGTGCCGCTTTATAGGCTGAAAAATCATCCATTTTTACTTGATATTTATCTTCAAAAAGATCTCGAAGACGATCACTTATTTCTTGTTTTAAGCCAAGTTTTAAGATAAAATCATCAATTATATCTTGAACAATATCACCACTCCCAATTACTATGGCTTTTTTTACGTGAAGACCGTCTTTTATGGCATTTAAAACTGACATTCCTCCTAATGAATGGCCAATTGCGATTTCAAACGGACCATATTTTTTATCAATTTCCAGGATAGAAGCAATAAACTCAGACATTATCGTCATTTTTCCTTGAGATTTTCCATGTGCAGGAGCGTCAAAACTAACGGTTGAATAGCCATTTTTCAAAAGTTCATCGGCTATTTTGAATAATTGTGTGCCTCGTCCTGACCAGCCATGAACTAACAGTATTTTTCGATCACTTTTTCCATAGTGATACGTTACAACACTTTGATTAATGACTGGGACATAAACTGTCTCTTGGATACTTTTTGTATCCATCTCAAACTCACGTTTGGGAACTTTATGTTTTATTGGTGTGGTAAATAGTCTTGCTGTGTATGATGTAACCAATTTGGTTGAAATAAAAGCACATATTTTGCAGGATATAATTATAAACTGCGGAATTT from the uncultured Flavobacterium sp. genome contains:
- a CDS encoding alpha/beta hydrolase, translated to MTKKATNPTKSLKIPQFIIISCKICAFISTKLVTSYTARLFTTPIKHKVPKREFEMDTKSIQETVYVPVINQSVVTYHYGKSDRKILLVHGWSGRGTQLFKIADELLKNGYSTVSFDAPAHGKSQGKMTIMSEFIASILEIDKKYGPFEIAIGHSLGGMSVLNAIKDGLHVKKAIVIGSGDIVQDIIDDFILKLGLKQEISDRLRDLFEDKYQVKMDDFSAYKAAQQVKIPVLVIHDNDDPEVSVKAGIHIHQQLENGTLYLTEGLGHRKILGNQNVIKKVLDFIKTN